One Labilithrix sp. genomic window, GCCCTCGACACGTTCGCGAGCGCGCAGCAAGCGGCGGACGACCTCGTCGACGCGCGCAAGAAGGCGCCGCGCTCGCGGCCGCTCGGCGCGTACGCCGCGTTCGTCGAGTACACGAACCAGGTGCGCTTCGGGAACAACCCCGCCCGCGCCGCGCACGTGAGCACGTTCATCACCGACATCCCGGCCGACGTCGACGTCTCGTACCTCGCCGCCGCGCGCGCCGCGCAGGCCGCGCAGTCGAGCGACTGGGCGAAGGCGAAGTCGCTCGTCGACGTCGCGATCGCGAAGGAGCCGAAGGACGGCATCCAGCACGAGCTCTCGATCCTCAAGGGCGAGATCGCGCTCGCGCAGAAGGACCCGACCGCGGCCCTCGCCGCGTTCAACGCCGCGCACGTCAGCGGCGGCTCGGCGCGCACGTACTTCGGCATCGCGCGCGCGCACTTCATGGCGAAGGCCTTCCCGAAGGCGCGCGAGGCGGTCGACGCCACGCTCAAGGCCTCGCCGGCGCACAACGGCGCGCTCACGCTCCGCGCGCAGCTCCTCTGGGACATGCAGCGCGACGACGCGTCGGCGACGAAGGACCTCGCCGCCGTGCTCGACGAGAAGAACAGGAAGAACCTCGGCGTCGCCGAGCTCGCGACCGCGCTGACGACGAAGGGCTGGATCATGCTCGCGCGCGATCGCATGGGCGAAGCGCGGATGGCGTTCGACGAAGCGGTGAAGGTCGATCCGCGCAACGTCACCGCGCTCGTCGGTCAGGGCGAGGTGCTCTACGCCGACAGCCGCTTCACGGAGGCGCTCTCGCGCTTCGGCGAGGCGCTGAACAAGGACCCGAACAGCGTCGCCGCGATCGTGGGCTCGGCGAAGTCGAAGGTCTCCCTCGAGCAGCTCGCCGACGCGAAGACGCAGCTCCAGGCCGCGCGCCAGAAGGCGCCGAAGGAGATGATCGTCGCGCTCTGGCTCGCCCGCGTCGAGGACGCGCTCGGAAACAAGAAGCCGGCGGAGGAGCTCTACGGCATCGCGATCGACCTCGCGACGCCCGAGAACCCCGACTCGATCCAGGCGTACGCGCAGTACGCGAAGTACCTCGCCGCGCAGGGCAAGGCGGCCGAAGCCGCGGCGAAGATGGACCAGGCCAAGGCGAAGCTCCCCGACAGCGCCGCGCTCCAGCGCGCGCTCGGCGAGGTCGCCGACACGCAGGGGCAGTTCGCGGAGGCGATCGAGCACTACGAGAACGCGCTCGAGAAGAACCAGGGCGATCTCGGGACGCGTTTCCGCCTCGGCATGACCTACCTCAAGATGCACAAGCTCGACCTCGCGGCGAAGGCGCTCGACGAGGTCGCGGCGATCGACAAGGAGTACCCGGGCCTGTCGCTCCAGCGCGGCATCCTCCTCGAGGAGTCCGGCGACCTCACGAAGGCGCTCGAGCAGTTCAACGGCGCGCTCCAGAAGCAGCCGGACGATCCCGACCTCATGCTCCGCGTCGGCGCGGCGTACGTCTCGATCGGCGAGATCGACAAGGCGTTCCCGCTCCTGAACAAGGTGCGCGAGGCGCGCCCGAACAGCGCGGAGGCGAACCACTTCCTCGGGCGCGCGTACCTGCGTCAGGGCGGCCTCGATCAGACCCAGGCGCTCCGCTACCTCCAGCGCGCGGTGGCGCTCGATCCGAACAAGGCCGAGTATCACTTGTATGTTGCATGGGCCGCGAACGACGCGTCGCAGCTCGGCCTCGCGCGCGCGGAGATCGAGAAGGCCCTCGCGCTCGACAAGCTCCTCGCCGACGCGTACTGGCAGCGCGGCGTGCTCCTGCGCAAGGAGTCGCAGGTCAACGACGCGATCAAGGACCTCAAGCACGCGCTCGAGCTGAAGCCGTCGCGGCTCGAGGCGCACGCCGCGCTCGCGGAGGCGTACGAGAACAAGAACGACACCGCGGCCGCGATCTCCGAGTGGCAGAAGGCGATCGCGGGCAACGACAAGATCCCGTACTGGCGCTGGCAGTACGGCAAGCTCCTCTCGAACAAGAACGCGTACGCGGAGGCGGCGGGGCACCTCTACTTCGCGGTCGAGGAGGGCAAGAAGCTCCAGCCGCGTCCGGCCTGGGTCATGAGCGCCGCGTTCGAGTCGGGCGAGGCGCACCAGAAGACGGGGAAGAAGAAGGAGGCCTGCGAGGGCTACCGCTTCTACCTCGACACCGCGCCGCCGGGCGCCGCCGACCGCCGCGACGCCGAGCGCGGCATCGCCGCCCTCGCGTGCCCGACCGAAAATTAGCGGTTCGCGTAGACGTAGACGTACGCCGAGAGCGCGAGGCCGACGATCAA contains:
- a CDS encoding zinc-ribbon domain-containing protein, yielding MLKVECESCKAPYQVDERRVPPTGLKMRCPKCGHTFLVTDPSKGSPPADGGAAKAPPPKKATMVGLAPKPGSAAVKAAPPVANLPDIDFDVALPAVKPGGPPGKGPPAFGAKPAAPPPAAPPPAAPPPFGGLDDLDLPALASDAALPATVNRGGPPKFSPHAPPPIAPAIPPAPPPLAAAPPPAAAPKAAPVIPKTDFNFDVDLPAVPAAPTAGGGGFGSIDLPAPKPTAARPVPAPPPTAAAAPPAAFASSFGSLDLPAPKPAAPPAGGRTFGSVDLPASKTGGGTADLPSLPGGGFGDLPVVQPVGAGLPAAKGGGFGELDLPSLQNDLPLHSGLGNNLPAAAHPGAHLPAPTGPGAHLPTAMGAGQHLPTAMGAGQHLPTAMGGNAHLPSAMGAGAHLPTAMGGNAHLPSAMDAGAHLPSAMGDDRLLPNRAGPAPVSFGEIDLPLVGAGSDAFGVAPPPPPRPLDAGGFGEVDLPADNSGGMGIGMGGGLPPLPAQPQGGGLGFGEVDLGGGGADLPPIAPPVAMSAGSLAFQEASLDAGPKSGPSPGAAVPGRLRERARDSGPPSKALRIAAIAVAAIVVGGAALQLTSVGAFGHVWITDRLHSGENAQMAREKGDFARKKLALDTFASAQQAADDLVDARKKAPRSRPLGAYAAFVEYTNQVRFGNNPARAAHVSTFITDIPADVDVSYLAAARAAQAAQSSDWAKAKSLVDVAIAKEPKDGIQHELSILKGEIALAQKDPTAALAAFNAAHVSGGSARTYFGIARAHFMAKAFPKAREAVDATLKASPAHNGALTLRAQLLWDMQRDDASATKDLAAVLDEKNRKNLGVAELATALTTKGWIMLARDRMGEARMAFDEAVKVDPRNVTALVGQGEVLYADSRFTEALSRFGEALNKDPNSVAAIVGSAKSKVSLEQLADAKTQLQAARQKAPKEMIVALWLARVEDALGNKKPAEELYGIAIDLATPENPDSIQAYAQYAKYLAAQGKAAEAAAKMDQAKAKLPDSAALQRALGEVADTQGQFAEAIEHYENALEKNQGDLGTRFRLGMTYLKMHKLDLAAKALDEVAAIDKEYPGLSLQRGILLEESGDLTKALEQFNGALQKQPDDPDLMLRVGAAYVSIGEIDKAFPLLNKVREARPNSAEANHFLGRAYLRQGGLDQTQALRYLQRAVALDPNKAEYHLYVAWAANDASQLGLARAEIEKALALDKLLADAYWQRGVLLRKESQVNDAIKDLKHALELKPSRLEAHAALAEAYENKNDTAAAISEWQKAIAGNDKIPYWRWQYGKLLSNKNAYAEAAGHLYFAVEEGKKLQPRPAWVMSAAFESGEAHQKTGKKKEACEGYRFYLDTAPPGAADRRDAERGIAALACPTEN